A single window of Alphaproteobacteria bacterium DNA harbors:
- the murA gene encoding UDP-N-acetylglucosamine 1-carboxyvinyltransferase, giving the protein MDMIRIQGGRPLHGRIPVSGAKNAALPLMTAALLSEQPLQLTNVPHLADIASMAELLSQHGVDIRLNGHDAGCPDGHAMELHARTLTSTTAPYELVRKMRASVLVLGPLVARAGEARVSLPGGCAIGNRPVDLHLGALEDLGAEIEITGGYIEARAPKGLRGGRIAFPKVSVGATENALMAAALARGETVILNAAREPEIVDLAQCLAAMGVPIEGAGSDTIRVQGVTGLTPARHPVIPDRIEAGTYAMAAAITGGSVELLGAREAHLAAALTVLRKAGVTAEETPDGLRIARPDGLVGTDAMTEPYPGFPTDLQAQFMALMCVADGAAMLTETIFENRFMHVPELARMGANITVHGASALVRGVRQLVGAPVMATDLRASVSLVLAGLAAKGETEVRRIYHLDRGYERLEEKLSACGALIERVPQ; this is encoded by the coding sequence ATGGACATGATCCGCATCCAGGGCGGCCGCCCGCTGCACGGCCGCATTCCGGTCAGCGGCGCCAAGAATGCCGCCCTGCCGCTGATGACCGCTGCCCTGCTCTCGGAGCAGCCGCTGCAACTGACGAACGTGCCGCATCTGGCCGATATCGCCTCCATGGCGGAACTGCTGTCGCAGCACGGCGTCGACATCCGGCTGAACGGCCACGACGCCGGCTGCCCCGACGGCCACGCGATGGAGTTGCACGCGCGCACGCTCACCAGCACGACCGCGCCCTATGAGTTGGTGCGCAAGATGCGCGCTTCGGTGCTGGTGCTGGGGCCGCTGGTCGCCCGGGCCGGCGAGGCGCGGGTGTCGCTGCCCGGCGGCTGCGCCATCGGCAACCGGCCCGTCGACCTGCATCTGGGGGCGCTGGAGGACCTGGGGGCCGAAATCGAGATCACCGGCGGCTATATCGAGGCGCGCGCGCCGAAGGGCCTGCGCGGCGGGCGCATCGCGTTTCCGAAAGTCTCGGTCGGGGCCACCGAAAACGCGCTGATGGCGGCGGCGCTGGCCCGCGGCGAGACCGTGATCCTGAACGCGGCGCGCGAGCCGGAAATCGTCGACCTCGCCCAGTGCCTGGCGGCCATGGGCGTGCCGATCGAGGGCGCCGGCAGCGACACGATCCGCGTCCAGGGCGTCACCGGCCTGACCCCGGCGCGCCACCCGGTCATTCCCGACCGGATCGAGGCCGGCACCTATGCCATGGCCGCCGCCATCACCGGCGGGTCGGTCGAACTGCTGGGCGCGCGCGAGGCCCATCTGGCCGCCGCGCTCACCGTGCTGCGCAAGGCCGGCGTGACGGCGGAGGAAACGCCGGACGGCCTGCGCATCGCCCGGCCGGACGGCCTGGTCGGCACCGATGCCATGACCGAGCCCTATCCCGGCTTCCCGACCGATCTTCAGGCGCAGTTCATGGCGCTGATGTGCGTGGCGGACGGCGCGGCCATGCTCACCGAAACGATTTTCGAGAACCGGTTCATGCACGTGCCGGAACTGGCGCGCATGGGCGCCAATATCACCGTGCACGGTGCCTCCGCCCTGGTGCGGGGGGTGCGCCAGCTGGTCGGCGCGCCGGTGATGGCGACCGACCTGCGCGCCTCGGTGTCGCTGGTGCTGGCCGGGCTTGCGGCAAAGGGGGAGACGGAAGTGCGACGCATCTACCATCTGGACCGCGGCTATGAGCGCCTGGAGGAGAAACTCTCCGCCTGCGGCGCCCTGATCGAGCGGGTGCCGCAATGA
- a CDS encoding CDP-alcohol phosphatidyltransferase family protein, which yields MVKVVVHRHIPNLLTALRVAAAFVPLAVLASAQATAAGVALLVLAIAAATDFLDGKLARAWGVTSRVGQVLDSVADKLILASLLVLAIQIGLFGPVGVAIALLLLLREIWVGGLREGLGERSALLSATRAAKWKTTFQFAGLLLVFADAWAGLRLGWLAELALAPALLLSLISAWDYSRRGLAALAERDEPR from the coding sequence GTGGTAAAGGTCGTTGTGCACCGCCATATCCCCAACCTGCTGACCGCGCTCCGCGTCGCCGCGGCGTTCGTCCCCCTTGCCGTGCTGGCGAGCGCGCAGGCGACCGCGGCCGGCGTGGCCTTGCTGGTCCTCGCCATTGCCGCGGCCACCGACTTTCTCGACGGCAAGCTGGCGCGGGCCTGGGGCGTGACCTCGCGCGTCGGCCAGGTGCTGGACTCCGTCGCCGACAAGCTGATCCTGGCGAGCCTGCTCGTGCTGGCCATCCAGATCGGCCTGTTCGGCCCCGTCGGCGTGGCCATCGCACTGCTATTGCTGCTGCGGGAAATCTGGGTCGGCGGTCTGCGCGAGGGGCTGGGCGAACGCTCGGCCTTGCTAAGCGCCACGCGAGCCGCCAAATGGAAAACCACATTCCAGTTTGCCGGCCTGCTGCTGGTGTTCGCCGATGCCTGGGCCGGGCTGCGGCTCGGCTGGCTGGCGGAACTGGCCCTGGCGCCGGCGCTGTTGCTGAGCCTGATCAGCGCCTGGGATTATTCGCGCCGCGGCCTCGCCGCGCTGGCTGAAAGGGACGAGCCCCGATGA
- a CDS encoding MFS transporter encodes MTAASRAAAPSLGRIMLLVLLPFGSGYFLSYLFRAVNAVVAPDLVRDIALSASGLGLLTAAYLFAFAAFQLPLGILLDRFGPRRVQAVLLVTAGTGALLFGLAESEVALIAARGMIGLGFAGGLMASFKAVAEWAPPGRMPLLNSWVMAFGGIGVIAASTPADLAVQAFGWRAVFLALAAVTALVAVVIWTVVPRRGEVRHAGGESLGRQLRALGTIYSDREFWRVVPIIAAMCGSHIAVQTLWAGPWLADVGGLERDAVAAVLTAMAVAFTVGILGSGALADWVRRFGYGPLSVMMAMGGLYVVAIVGLLWAPLDWMIPLWLLFAGTGQLGILGYPHVSEHFGAALAGRAGTAINLLVFGAAFALQYGIGAVLDRWPTADGHHPVEAYATALGGVLALLVVTFLWMLLQRPAPRR; translated from the coding sequence GTGACCGCCGCGTCTCGCGCCGCCGCGCCATCCCTCGGCCGGATCATGCTGCTGGTGCTGTTGCCGTTCGGCAGCGGCTATTTCCTGTCCTACCTGTTCCGGGCGGTGAACGCCGTGGTGGCGCCGGACCTGGTGCGGGATATCGCGCTTTCCGCCAGCGGTCTCGGCCTGCTGACGGCGGCCTATCTGTTCGCGTTCGCGGCGTTCCAACTGCCGCTCGGCATCCTGTTGGACCGGTTCGGGCCGCGGCGGGTGCAGGCGGTGTTGCTGGTGACCGCCGGCACCGGTGCGCTGCTGTTCGGGCTGGCCGAGAGCGAGGTCGCGCTGATCGCGGCGCGCGGCATGATCGGCCTCGGCTTTGCCGGCGGCCTGATGGCGAGTTTCAAGGCGGTGGCGGAATGGGCGCCGCCCGGACGGATGCCCTTGCTCAATTCCTGGGTGATGGCGTTCGGCGGCATTGGCGTGATCGCGGCCAGCACGCCGGCGGACCTGGCGGTACAGGCGTTCGGCTGGCGCGCCGTGTTCCTGGCGCTCGCCGCCGTGACGGCGCTGGTCGCGGTGGTGATCTGGACCGTCGTGCCCCGCCGGGGCGAGGTGCGTCACGCCGGCGGCGAGAGCCTGGGCCGGCAGTTGCGGGCGCTGGGGACGATCTACAGCGACCGGGAGTTCTGGCGGGTGGTGCCGATCATCGCCGCCATGTGCGGCAGCCATATCGCCGTGCAGACCCTGTGGGCCGGGCCCTGGCTGGCCGATGTCGGCGGGCTGGAGCGGGACGCGGTGGCCGCGGTGTTGACGGCGATGGCGGTGGCCTTCACCGTCGGCATTCTCGGCAGCGGCGCGCTGGCGGACTGGGTCCGGCGCTTCGGCTATGGGCCGCTCAGCGTGATGATGGCGATGGGCGGGCTCTATGTCGTGGCCATTGTTGGGCTGTTGTGGGCACCGCTGGACTGGATGATCCCCCTCTGGCTGCTGTTCGCCGGCACCGGCCAGCTTGGCATTCTGGGCTATCCGCATGTCTCCGAGCATTTCGGCGCGGCGCTGGCCGGGCGGGCCGGCACGGCGATCAACCTGCTGGTGTTCGGCGCGGCGTTCGCGCTCCAGTACGGTATCGGCGCCGTGCTCGACCGCTGGCCGACCGCGGACGGCCATCACCCGGTCGAGGCCTATGCGACGGCGCTGGGCGGTGTGCTGGCGCTGCTGGTCGTCACCTTCCTCTGGATGCTGTTGCAGAGGCCGGCACCGCGGCGGTAG
- a CDS encoding MFS transporter — MVETPELARSRYRDRRNVAVLATCQMLYNSGRSLLVATSPLIAYQIAPDKALSTVPIFLAVVGTAAASIPASLLMRRIGRGPGFSVGSLIGIAGGLACIWGIETAGFLVFCLGALLFGFFSGFAQLYRFAAADVASDAFKSRAISLVLTGGLVAAFVGPELAKLGEHLVADRPFLASYAFLVGLTVLSGIIVLAVDIPKLTPEEAKDSGRPIGRIMRQPVFIVATLCATVGQAVMNLLMTSTPLAMNHAQHQFASTALVIEWHIFFMYAPGFFTGTVIRWLGVTRVIAIGIALQTICVGIALSGTEVLNFWGAMALLGLGWNFAFTASTNLLTEAHTAAERAKTQAATNFIIFSVVALGAISSGALMHAFGWTWVNLGALPLLLLSLLAALWLRQWRRSQARLAETPAA; from the coding sequence ATGGTGGAAACTCCCGAACTGGCCCGGTCCAGATACCGCGACCGGCGCAATGTCGCCGTGTTGGCGACCTGCCAGATGCTCTACAATTCCGGCCGCTCGCTGCTGGTGGCCACCAGCCCGCTGATCGCCTACCAGATCGCGCCGGACAAGGCGCTGTCGACCGTGCCCATCTTCCTGGCGGTGGTCGGCACGGCGGCGGCGAGTATTCCCGCCTCGCTGCTGATGCGCCGGATCGGGCGCGGGCCGGGCTTCTCCGTCGGGTCCCTCATCGGCATTGCCGGCGGGCTCGCCTGCATCTGGGGCATCGAGACCGCCGGTTTCCTCGTGTTCTGCCTGGGCGCCCTGCTGTTCGGGTTTTTCTCCGGCTTCGCCCAGCTCTACCGCTTCGCCGCCGCCGACGTGGCGTCCGACGCGTTCAAGAGCCGGGCGATTTCGCTGGTGCTGACCGGCGGGCTGGTCGCGGCCTTTGTCGGGCCGGAACTCGCCAAGCTCGGCGAGCATCTGGTGGCCGACCGGCCGTTCCTGGCTTCCTATGCCTTTCTCGTAGGCCTGACCGTGCTGAGCGGCATCATCGTCCTGGCGGTCGACATCCCGAAGCTGACGCCGGAAGAGGCAAAGGACAGCGGTCGGCCCATCGGCCGGATCATGCGCCAGCCGGTGTTCATCGTCGCCACGCTCTGCGCCACCGTCGGCCAGGCGGTCATGAACCTGCTCATGACCTCGACGCCGCTGGCCATGAACCATGCCCAGCACCAGTTCGCCTCGACCGCGCTGGTGATCGAATGGCATATCTTTTTCATGTACGCGCCCGGCTTCTTCACCGGCACGGTCATCCGCTGGCTCGGCGTGACGCGGGTCATCGCCATCGGCATTGCGCTGCAAACCATCTGTGTCGGGATCGCGCTGTCCGGCACGGAGGTGCTGAATTTCTGGGGCGCGATGGCCTTGCTGGGCCTCGGCTGGAATTTCGCCTTCACGGCCTCGACCAACCTGCTGACCGAGGCCCACACTGCCGCCGAGCGGGCCAAGACCCAGGCGGCGACGAACTTCATCATTTTCTCTGTGGTGGCGCTGGGGGCGATTTCCTCCGGCGCGCTGATGCATGCCTTCGGCTGGACCTGGGTCAATCTGGGCGCCCTGCCCTTGCTGCTGCTCTCCCTGCTGGCGGCACTCTGGCTGCGCCAGTGGCGCCGCTCCCAGGCGCGGCTGGCGGAAACGCCGGCCGCGTGA
- a CDS encoding N-carbamoyl-D-amino-acid hydrolase, translating into MPRPITLAGAQLGPIHRADSRESVVQRLCDLMRRAHGKGAHLVVFPELALTTFFPRWYMEDQAEVDTWFESEMPNAATRPLFELAASLKIGFYLGYAEKCVEGGAVHRYNTAILVDRDGKIVGKYRKVHLPGHSDYVASYPWQHLEKRYFEVGDLGFPVWRTMGGVMGMCLCNDRRWPETYRVMALKGAEVILLGYNTPTQNRESNTIEPPHLRMMHNHMTMQMGAYQNGCWVVGVAKAGAEDGYDMMGGSVICAPSGEIVCMARTLGDELIVADADLDECTFNKTTIFNFAAHRRPEAYGIITAQAGATPPPEE; encoded by the coding sequence ATGCCTCGCCCCATCACCCTCGCCGGCGCCCAACTCGGCCCGATCCACCGGGCGGACAGCCGCGAAAGCGTCGTCCAGCGGCTTTGCGACCTGATGCGGCGTGCGCATGGCAAGGGCGCGCATCTGGTCGTGTTCCCGGAACTGGCGCTCACCACCTTCTTCCCGCGCTGGTACATGGAGGACCAGGCCGAGGTCGACACCTGGTTCGAGTCCGAAATGCCGAACGCCGCCACACGGCCGCTGTTCGAACTGGCCGCCAGCCTGAAGATCGGCTTCTATCTCGGCTATGCGGAGAAATGCGTCGAAGGCGGCGCAGTGCATCGCTACAACACCGCCATTCTGGTCGACCGGGACGGCAAGATCGTCGGCAAATACCGCAAGGTGCATCTGCCGGGCCATTCCGATTACGTGGCGAGCTATCCCTGGCAGCATCTGGAAAAGCGCTATTTCGAGGTGGGCGATCTGGGCTTTCCGGTCTGGCGCACCATGGGCGGCGTCATGGGCATGTGCCTCTGCAACGACCGCCGCTGGCCGGAAACCTATCGCGTCATGGCGCTGAAAGGGGCCGAGGTCATCCTGCTGGGCTACAACACGCCGACCCAGAACCGCGAGAGCAACACGATCGAGCCGCCGCACCTGCGCATGATGCACAACCACATGACCATGCAGATGGGCGCCTATCAGAACGGCTGCTGGGTGGTGGGCGTCGCCAAGGCGGGCGCGGAGGACGGCTATGACATGATGGGCGGCAGCGTGATCTGCGCGCCATCGGGCGAGATCGTCTGCATGGCCCGGACGCTGGGCGATGAGCTGATCGTCGCCGACGCCGACCTGGACGAATGCACCTTCAACAAGACGACGATCTTCAACTTCGCCGCCCACCGTCGGCCGGAGGCCTATGGCATCATCACCGCCCAGGCCGGCGCCACGCCGCCGCCGGAGGAATGA
- the gabD gene encoding NADP-dependent succinate-semialdehyde dehydrogenase encodes MDLKDPKLFRQQAYIAGQWVDADSGETAAVTNPADNAVLGSVPNCGPDETRRAIEAANAAWPAWRAKTAKERADILRRWADLMMENADDLAKIMTLEQGKPFLEAKGEIAYGASFIEWFGEEARRVYGDVIPAHQADKRIVVLKEPVGVCCAITPWNFPNAMITRKAGPALAAGCPMVAKPASATPFSALAIAELGERAGIPAGIFSVVTCAGKNSGKVGTEMCTNPIVRKVTFTGSTPVGKVLMKQTADTVKKVSMELGGNAPFLVFDDADLDAAVEGAIASKYRNAGQTCVCTNRLYVQAGVYDAFVEKLTAAVQKLPVGNGMEPGVLIGPLINQDAVDKMEEHIGDAVGKGARIVLGGHRHALGGTFFEPTVVAGVTQEMLVARDETFGPLAPVFQFETEEQAVQMANATEFGLASYFYSKDMARIWRVSEALEYGIVGVNTGLISTTVAPFGGMKESGLGREGSKYGIEDYLETKYVCMSV; translated from the coding sequence ATGGACCTGAAAGATCCGAAGCTGTTCCGCCAGCAAGCCTATATCGCCGGCCAGTGGGTGGACGCAGACAGCGGCGAGACCGCGGCCGTCACCAACCCGGCGGATAACGCGGTGCTGGGGTCGGTGCCGAATTGCGGGCCGGACGAGACCCGCCGCGCCATCGAGGCCGCCAACGCCGCCTGGCCGGCCTGGCGTGCCAAGACGGCCAAGGAGCGCGCGGACATCCTGCGGCGCTGGGCCGACCTGATGATGGAAAACGCCGACGACCTCGCCAAGATCATGACGCTGGAACAGGGCAAGCCCTTCCTGGAAGCCAAGGGCGAGATCGCCTATGGCGCCAGCTTCATCGAATGGTTCGGCGAGGAAGCCCGCCGCGTCTATGGCGACGTGATTCCGGCCCACCAGGCCGACAAGCGCATCGTCGTGCTGAAGGAGCCGGTGGGCGTGTGCTGTGCCATCACCCCCTGGAACTTCCCCAACGCCATGATCACCCGCAAGGCCGGCCCGGCGCTGGCCGCCGGCTGCCCGATGGTGGCGAAGCCGGCCTCGGCCACCCCCTTCAGCGCGCTCGCCATCGCCGAACTGGGCGAGCGGGCGGGCATCCCGGCCGGCATTTTCAGCGTCGTCACCTGCGCCGGCAAGAATTCGGGCAAGGTCGGCACCGAGATGTGCACCAACCCGATCGTGCGCAAGGTGACCTTCACCGGCTCCACCCCGGTCGGCAAGGTGCTGATGAAGCAGACCGCCGACACGGTGAAGAAGGTCTCGATGGAACTGGGCGGCAACGCGCCCTTCCTGGTGTTCGACGACGCCGACCTGGACGCCGCGGTCGAGGGCGCCATCGCCTCGAAATACCGCAATGCCGGCCAGACCTGCGTCTGCACCAACCGGCTCTATGTGCAGGCCGGCGTCTATGACGCCTTTGTCGAGAAGCTGACCGCCGCGGTGCAGAAGCTGCCGGTCGGCAACGGCATGGAGCCCGGCGTCCTGATCGGCCCGCTGATCAACCAGGACGCCGTCGACAAGATGGAGGAGCATATCGGCGACGCCGTCGGCAAGGGCGCGCGCATCGTCCTCGGCGGCCATCGCCACGCCCTCGGCGGCACCTTCTTCGAGCCCACCGTCGTCGCCGGCGTGACCCAGGAAATGCTGGTCGCCCGCGACGAGACCTTCGGCCCGCTCGCCCCCGTGTTCCAATTCGAGACCGAGGAACAGGCGGTGCAGATGGCCAACGCCACCGAATTCGGCCTGGCCAGCTATTTCTACTCCAAGGACATGGCCCGCATCTGGCGCGTGTCGGAGGCGCTGGAATACGGCATTGTCGGCGTCAACACCGGCCTGATCTCGACCACCGTCGCCCCCTTCGGCGGCATGAAGGAAAGCGGGCTCGGCCGCGAGGGCTCGAAATACGGCATCGAGGACTATCTCGAGACCAAATACGTCTGCATGAGCGTTTGA
- a CDS encoding dCTP deaminase, with translation MSIMPDSWIREQAVQHGMIEPFADRQHREGVISYGVSSYGYDARVASEFRIFTNVDSVTVDPKAFSEQSFVERDTDVCIIPPNSFALARTVEYFRIPRDVLVICLGKSTYARCGIIVNVTPLEPEWEGHVTLEFSNTTPLPARIYANEGACQFLFLKADQTCEVSYADRAGKYMGQRGVTLPRL, from the coding sequence ATGAGCATCATGCCCGACTCCTGGATCCGCGAGCAGGCCGTGCAGCATGGCATGATCGAGCCCTTTGCCGACCGCCAGCATCGCGAAGGCGTCATCTCCTACGGCGTGTCCAGCTATGGCTATGACGCGCGCGTCGCCAGCGAATTCCGCATCTTCACCAATGTCGATTCGGTCACGGTCGACCCCAAGGCGTTCTCGGAACAAAGCTTTGTCGAGCGCGACACCGATGTGTGCATCATCCCGCCGAACTCGTTCGCGCTGGCCCGCACGGTCGAATATTTCCGCATCCCCCGCGATGTGCTGGTGATCTGCCTCGGCAAATCCACCTATGCCCGCTGTGGCATCATCGTCAACGTGACGCCGCTGGAGCCGGAATGGGAAGGTCATGTCACATTGGAATTCTCCAACACCACCCCACTTCCTGCCCGAATCTATGCCAATGAAGGCGCCTGCCAATTCCTGTTTCTGAAGGCCGACCAGACGTGCGAAGTGTCTTATGCCGACCGCGCCGGCAAATATATGGGTCAACGCGGCGTGACCCTGCCGCGCCTGTGA
- the moaD gene encoding molybdopterin converting factor subunit 1: MNVLYFAWVRAKIGTGREAVDPPASVVTVADLARWLSQQSPGHAEAFADLACVRAAINQEFVDPATPIPAGAEIAFFPPVTGG; the protein is encoded by the coding sequence ATGAACGTGCTCTATTTCGCCTGGGTCCGCGCCAAGATCGGCACCGGCCGCGAGGCCGTGGACCCACCGGCCTCGGTCGTCACCGTCGCCGACCTCGCCCGCTGGCTCAGCCAGCAAAGCCCCGGCCATGCGGAGGCGTTCGCCGACCTTGCCTGCGTGCGCGCGGCCATCAACCAGGAATTCGTCGATCCGGCGACGCCGATCCCCGCCGGCGCCGAGATCGCCTTCTTCCCGCCGGTAACGGGGGGCTGA
- a CDS encoding amidase — protein MQDPCSLSARALAAAIADGRTTSEAVTAAHLDRIAAREPEVQAWAHHAAGQALAEARARDKSPAEGVLHGVPFGVKDIIDSHDLPTEHGSPIHAGRRPTADAACVAYARHRGGVLLGKTVTTEFAHVHPNQTRNPHNAAHTPGGSSSGSAAAVAAGMVPWAFGTQTAGSVIRPAAYCGVVGYKPSWGEINTEGVRGNVRSFDTVGVLARAVEDLAPIRAAATTEPLAEIAPPALGHLRIGLCRTPHWEQACPATRGFIEGAAARLERVGASVSDFALPKGFEAFEAAIRTVAGYEFAGAMAWERLNHRNRLSGALLNGRVNDGLTVTLADYRAGLAGLGIYRAQVAMASRDFDLLLCPSAPGEAPLGLGSTGAATFNGLWTSLHLPCISLPLFHGPRGLPIGLQLVGHYGQDLALIAAASAVERRLRGG, from the coding sequence ATGCAAGACCCCTGTTCCCTCAGCGCCCGGGCGCTGGCCGCCGCCATCGCCGACGGCCGCACCACCAGCGAAGCCGTGACCGCCGCCCACCTGGACCGGATCGCGGCGCGCGAGCCCGAGGTGCAGGCCTGGGCGCATCACGCGGCCGGCCAGGCCCTGGCCGAGGCGCGGGCGCGGGACAAGTCTCCCGCCGAGGGCGTGCTGCACGGCGTCCCCTTCGGCGTGAAGGACATCATCGACAGCCACGACCTGCCGACCGAGCACGGCTCACCGATCCATGCGGGCCGGCGACCGACGGCGGATGCCGCCTGCGTCGCCTATGCCCGCCACCGGGGCGGGGTGCTACTGGGCAAGACGGTGACGACGGAGTTCGCGCACGTCCACCCGAACCAGACCCGCAATCCGCACAACGCCGCCCACACCCCCGGCGGCTCGTCCAGCGGCTCGGCCGCAGCGGTGGCGGCGGGCATGGTGCCCTGGGCGTTCGGCACCCAGACCGCCGGCAGCGTCATCCGCCCGGCCGCCTATTGCGGCGTGGTCGGCTACAAGCCCTCCTGGGGCGAGATCAACACCGAGGGCGTGCGCGGCAATGTCCGCAGCTTCGACACGGTCGGCGTGCTGGCCCGCGCCGTCGAGGACCTGGCGCCGATTCGCGCCGCCGCCACGACCGAGCCACTGGCGGAGATCGCACCGCCAGCGCTCGGGCATCTGCGCATCGGCCTCTGCCGCACGCCTCACTGGGAGCAGGCCTGCCCCGCCACCCGCGGCTTCATCGAAGGCGCCGCCGCCCGCCTGGAACGGGTCGGCGCCAGCGTCAGCGATTTTGCCCTGCCGAAAGGCTTCGAGGCGTTCGAGGCCGCCATCCGCACCGTCGCCGGCTACGAGTTCGCCGGCGCCATGGCCTGGGAGCGGCTGAACCACCGCAACCGCCTCTCCGGAGCCCTGCTGAATGGCCGGGTCAATGACGGGCTGACGGTGACGCTGGCGGACTATCGCGCCGGGCTCGCCGGCCTCGGCATCTACCGGGCCCAGGTGGCCATGGCGAGCCGCGACTTCGATCTGCTGCTGTGCCCGAGCGCACCGGGCGAGGCGCCGCTCGGTCTCGGCTCCACCGGAGCGGCCACCTTCAACGGCCTGTGGACCAGCCTCCACCTGCCCTGCATCAGCCTGCCCCTGTTCCACGGCCCGCGGGGCTTGCCCATCGGGCTGCAATTGGTCGGGCATTATGGCCAGGACCTGGCCCTGATCGCCGCGGCCTCGGCCGTCGAGCGGCGGCTGCGCGGCGGCTGA
- a CDS encoding DUF2948 family protein produces the protein MSAPLKLRARDAEDLAVMSAMVQDALVPLSDMVYLAEDRRFVIALNRYRWDAPDAPSRTHALLTVQQVEQVQTRNLNRHERERILNLLSLTVEDGDLLAVFAGGGLLRLSAETLDCVLEDVGDPWPAQATPAHPDDPN, from the coding sequence ATGAGCGCGCCGCTGAAACTGCGCGCCCGCGATGCGGAGGACCTGGCCGTGATGTCGGCCATGGTGCAGGACGCGCTCGTGCCGCTGTCGGACATGGTCTACCTGGCCGAGGACAGGCGCTTTGTCATCGCCCTGAACCGCTACCGCTGGGATGCGCCGGACGCGCCGAGCCGCACCCATGCGCTGCTGACGGTGCAGCAGGTGGAGCAGGTGCAAACCCGCAATCTCAACCGCCACGAACGCGAGCGCATCCTGAACCTGTTGAGCCTCACCGTCGAAGACGGCGACCTGCTGGCGGTGTTCGCCGGCGGCGGCTTGCTGCGCCTCTCGGCCGAGACGCTGGATTGCGTTCTGGAAGACGTGGGCGACCCGTGGCCGGCCCAGGCGACCCCCGCCCATCCGGACGACCCGAACTAA
- a CDS encoding LysR family transcriptional regulator: protein MDIATIRTFLTIIETHSFAAAAERLFVTQSTVSSRIRTLEQTLGTRVFDRGKQGAKLTPAGRQLQRHAEAMLRAWNQAQLAVSLPQNMHGLLTVAGPATLWEGVLLPALPRLREALPETVIRGELANPAEIAARIVNGTLDLALHYRPETVAGLAVTHLFDDELLLVSSAPPETEDVPYVYIDWGPAFQAEHARAWPDGYVPDLILNIGSLSLAYLLSTPASAYLPLRTLAGALEQGVVRALPGAPRIAQPVYAITASAPTEPVRTALRLLQRN, encoded by the coding sequence ATGGACATCGCCACGATCCGCACCTTTCTGACCATCATCGAAACCCACAGCTTTGCCGCGGCGGCCGAACGGCTGTTCGTGACCCAGTCCACCGTCAGCAGCCGCATCCGCACGCTGGAGCAGACCCTGGGCACCCGCGTCTTCGACCGGGGCAAGCAAGGGGCCAAGCTCACCCCGGCCGGCCGGCAGTTGCAGCGCCACGCGGAGGCGATGCTGCGCGCCTGGAACCAGGCGCAACTCGCGGTCAGCCTGCCGCAGAACATGCACGGCCTCCTGACCGTCGCCGGCCCGGCGACGCTCTGGGAAGGCGTGTTGCTGCCGGCGCTGCCGCGCCTGCGCGAGGCGCTGCCGGAGACGGTCATTCGCGGCGAGCTGGCGAACCCGGCGGAAATCGCCGCCCGCATCGTCAACGGCACGCTCGACCTGGCCCTGCATTACCGGCCGGAAACCGTCGCCGGCCTCGCGGTCACCCATCTGTTCGACGACGAACTGCTGTTGGTCTCCAGCGCGCCGCCGGAGACGGAGGACGTGCCTTATGTCTATATCGACTGGGGACCGGCCTTTCAGGCCGAGCATGCCCGCGCCTGGCCGGATGGCTATGTGCCGGACCTGATCCTCAATATCGGCAGCCTGTCGCTCGCCTATCTGCTGTCGACGCCCGCCAGCGCCTACCTGCCGCTGCGCACACTGGCCGGTGCGCTCGAACAGGGGGTGGTGCGCGCACTGCCCGGCGCCCCCCGTATCGCCCAGCCCGTCTATGCGATCACCGCCAGCGCGCCCACCGAGCCCGTGCGCACGGCTTTGCGATTGTTGCAACGCAATTGA
- a CDS encoding molybdenum cofactor biosynthesis protein MoaE, with amino-acid sequence MAVRVQAERFDTGAEIEALVAGNTAIGGVASFTGYVRDFSTESGVVAMTLEHYPGMTERMLEQIEAEARQRWQLEASLVIHRYGRMTVGEPIVLVVTAASHRQAAFESAEFLMDWLKTKAPFWKCEETADGREHWVDAREADDAAAARWG; translated from the coding sequence ATGGCCGTGCGCGTCCAGGCCGAGCGATTCGACACCGGGGCCGAGATCGAGGCCCTCGTGGCCGGCAACACCGCCATTGGCGGCGTCGCCAGTTTTACGGGCTATGTCCGCGATTTCTCGACCGAATCCGGCGTCGTCGCCATGACGCTGGAACATTATCCCGGCATGACCGAGCGCATGCTGGAACAGATCGAGGCCGAGGCTCGCCAGCGCTGGCAGTTGGAGGCCTCGCTGGTGATCCACCGCTATGGCCGCATGACCGTGGGCGAGCCCATCGTCCTGGTCGTCACCGCCGCCAGCCACCGCCAGGCGGCGTTCGAGAGCGCGGAATTCCTGATGGACTGGCTCAAGACCAAGGCGCCGTTCTGGAAGTGCGAGGAAACCGCCGACGGCCGCGAGCACTGGGTCGACGCCCGCGAGGCGGACGACGCGGCCGCCGCCCGCTGGGGCTGA